One window from the genome of Oryza glaberrima chromosome 3, OglaRS2, whole genome shotgun sequence encodes:
- the LOC127768317 gene encoding 40S ribosomal protein S15-like, which translates to MADVEVEAEVAAAGAPKKRTFRKYSYRGVDLDALLDMSTDDLVQLFPARARRRFQRGLKRKPMALIKKLRKAKKDAPAGEKPEPVRTHLRNMIIVPEMIGSIVGVYNGKTFNQVEIKPEMIGHYLAEFSISYKPVKHGRPGIGATHSSRFIPLK; encoded by the exons ATG gcGGATGTCGAGGtcgaggcggaggtggccgcGGCCGGAGCGCCGAAGAAGAGGACGTTCCGCAAGTACAGCTACCGCGGCGTGGACCTCGACGCGCTCCTCGACATGTCCACCGACGACCTCGTCCAGCTCTtccccgcgcgcgcccgcaGAAG GTTCCAGAGGGGCCTGAAGAGGAAGCCCATGGCGCTCATCAAGAAGCTCCGCAAGGCG AAAAAGGATGCACCTGCTGGTGAGAAGCCAGAGCCTGTGAGGACCCACCTCAGGAACATGATCATTGTGCCTGAGATGATTGGAAGCATCGTCGGTGTCTACAACGGCAAGACCTTCAACCAGGTTGAGATCAAGCCTGAGATGATTGGCCACTACCTCGCAGAGTTCTCCATCTCGTACAAGCCAGTCAAGCACGGTAGGCCTGGTATTGGTGCTACCCACTCCTCACGGTTTATCCCTCTCAAGTGA
- the LOC127767204 gene encoding DNA (cytosine-5)-methyltransferase 1A yields MAKSPRSVVTTGTKRRRAKVHKEDEPVENENLESEFDVSKKESNGATELGNEPVASKRPKRAAACSNFKEKSLDLSEKDSIITIKESRVEEKEIEAVNLTRTGPEDGQPCRKIIDFILHDGDGNLQPFEMSEVDDIFITALIMPLDDDLEKDRGKGIRCSGFGRIENWAISGYDEGAAVIWVSTETSDYKCVKPASSYRSYFEHFSEKARVCVEVYKKLARSVGGNPQVDLEELIAGVVRSINSNRSFNGTVTKDFVISSGDFIYKQLIGLDHTAGNDDEMLATLPVLVALKDECKSRAGFTHLPAMPSNGTLRIKDGQDKGLTEDEDAKLARLLQEEEEWKMMKQRGKRGTSQKNIYIKICETEIANDYPLPAYYKPYNQEMDEYIFDSDIGMYSDDVPVRILDNWALYNSDSRLISLELIPMKAGAENDIVVFGSGFMREDDGSCCSTAELAQLHSSSSKSGREDPGVPIYLSPIKEWVVEFGGSMICITIRTDVAWYKLRQPTKQYAPWCEPVLKTARLAVSIITLLKEQSRASKLSFAEVIKKVAEFDSRHPAFISSKAPTVERYVVVHGQIILQQFADFPDESVKRCAFITGLLAKMEESRHTKLAIKKKSQQMRGENLNPSAKMGPILRKKLMRATTTMLISKIWGEYYATYFPGDTKEEDQNEPKEIDDDQEENEDNDAEEEVNVQDEKATRTPPSTRSRKSSADTRKEIKWEGQTAGKTVSGEVLYKCVIVQDLSISVGATVTIEDDSGETIMCFVEYMYEKLDGKNMIHGIILQEGSQTVLGNAANDREVFLTNDCLEFEASDIKELVTVNIQSLPWGHKYRKENSEAKRIEKAKAEERKRKGLPVEYICKSLYWPEKGGFFSLPYDKIGNGTGICSSCERKPVGNEFKLLSESSFVFENITYNIHDFLYIRPEFFSQGEGHETYKAGRNVGLKPYAVCHLLSVHGPAGSRKANPESTKVKVRRFYRPDDISSTKAYSSDIREVYYSEDIISVPVVMIEGKCEVRLKDDLPNSDLPAVVEHVFCCEYLYDPANGALKQLPPNVRLVTLTRKVPASKKNKGKQICDIELGGSDKPKDGQSENCLATLDIFAGCGGLSEGLQRSGVSLTKWAIEYEEPAGDAFGENHPEAAVFVENCNVILKAIMDKCGDSDDCISTSEAAERAAKLSEDKIKNLPVPGEVEFINGGPPCQGFSGMNRFNQSPWSKVQCEMILAFLSFAEYFRPRFFLLENVRNFVSFNKGQTFRLTLASLLEMGYQVRFGILEAGAYGVAQSRKRAFIWAAAPGETLPEWPEPMHVFASPELKITLPDGKFYAAVKSTAAGAPFRSITVRDTIGDLPAVENGAGKPTIQYGSGPVSWFQKKIRSDMASLNDHISKEMNELNLIRCKHIPKRPGCDWHDLPDEKVKLSTGQMVDLIPWCLPNTAKRHNQWKGLYGRLDWEGNFPTSVTDPQPMGKVGMCFHPEQDRIITVRECARSQGFPDSYRFAGNIQNKHRQIGNAVPPPLAYALGRKLKQAIDAKR; encoded by the exons ATGGCGAAAAGTCCACGTTCTGTTGTTACCACAG GAACAAAAAGGCGTAGAGCAAAGGTTCATAAAGAAGATGAGCCTGTTGAGAATGAAAACTTGGAGAGTGAATTTGATGTTTCCAAGAAAGAGAGCAATGGTGCCACTGAACTTGGTAATGAGCCTGTTGCCAGCAAGAGACCGAAGAGAGCAGCTGCCTGTTCTAACTTCAAAGAGAAGTCATTGGACTTATCAGAAAAAGATTCAATTATCACAATCAAGGAAAGTCGGGTTGAAGAGAAGGAAATAGAGGCTGTTAATTTGACAAGGACAGGACCTGAAGATGGTCAACCTTGCAGAAAAATCATCGATTTCATCTTACATGATGGAGATGGTAATCTGCAACCCTTTGAAATGTCTGAAGTTGATGACATTTTCATAACAGCTCTTATCATGCCCTTGGATGATGATCTGGAAAAGGATAGGGGAAAGGGAATACGTTGTTCGGGGTTTGGACGAATTGAAAACTGGGCGATTTCTGGCTATGATGAAGGTGCTGCAGTAATTTGGGTCTCAACAGAAACATCAGATTACAAATGTGTGAAGCCAGCAAGCAGTTACAGATCTTATTTTGAACACTTTAGTGAGAAGGCACGTGTCTGTGTTGAAGTCTATAAGAAGTTAGCTAGATCAGTTGGTGGAAATCCTCAGGTGGACTTAGAAGAATTAATTGCTGGTGTTGTCCGTTCCATTAATTCAAACAGAAGCTTCAACGGAACAGTAACCAAAGACTTTGTGATCTCCTCTGGTGATTTCATATATAAACAGCTTATTGGATTAGACCATACAGCTGGCAATGATGATGAGATGTTGGCCACACTGCCAGTTCTTGTTGCACTGAAAGATGAATGTAAATCAAGAGCAGGATTCACACATTTGCCAGCTATGCCCTCGAATGGAACTCTGAGGATTAAGGATGGGCAAGACAAGGGACTGACTGAGGATGAGGATGCAAAATTAGCAAGACTGTTGCAGGAAGAGGAAGAATGGAAAATGATGAAGCAGAGAGGCAAGCGTGGAACTTCACAGAAAAATATCTACATCAagatttgtgaaactgaaattGCCAACGACTACCCACTGCCAGCCTACTATAAACCATATAACCAAGAAATGGATGAGTACATATTTGATAGTGATATTGGTATGTATTCTGATGATGTACCTGTAAGAATCCTTGACAACTGGGCTCTATACAATTCAGATTCCAGACTCATTTCTTTGGAGCTCATCCCTATGAAAGCTGGTGCAGAAAATGATATTGTGGTATTTGGATCTGGTTTTATGAGAGAGGATGATGGTAGTTGCTGTTCAACAGCTGAGCTAGCACAGTTACATTCTTCCTCAAGTAAATCTGGCCGGGAAGATCCAGGAGTTCCAATTTATTTGAGCCCAATTAAAGAGTGGGTTGTAGAATTTGGTGGTTCAATGATCTGCATAACCATTCGAACTGACGTTGCTTG GTACAAATTACGCCAGCCAACAAAGCAATATGCTCCATGGTGTGAGCCTGTGCTGAAAACAGCAAGGCTAGCTGTTAGTATCATCACCCTTTTAAAAGAGCAAAGTCGCGCTTCAAAGCTTTCTTTTGCTGAAGTTATCAAGAAAGTAGCAGAATTTGACAGTAGACACCCTGCATTTATATCATCGAAAGCACCAACCGTTGAAAGATATGTCGTGGTGCATGGACAGATAATACTTCAGCAGTTTGCAGACTTTCCAGATGAATCTGTCAAACGGTGTGCCTTCATCACAGGTCTTCTAGCAAAGATGGAGGAAAGTAGGCACACAAAGTTGGCCATCAAGAAAAAATCTCAACAGATGAGAGGGGAGAATCTGAACCCAAGCGCAAAAATGGGTCCAATACTGAGAAAGAAGCTTATGCGTGCTACAACTACAATGTTGATCAGCAAGATATGGGGTGAATACTATGCCACTTATTTCCCTGGGGATACAAAGGAAGAAGATCAGAATGAACCAAAGGAAATTGATGATGATCAAGAAGAAAATGAAGACAATGATGCTGAAGAGGAGGTAAATGTTCAAGATGAGAAGGCCACAAGGACTCCACCATCAACACGGTCTAGAAAGTCGTCAGCAGATACTCGCAAGGAAATCAAATGGGAAGGTCAAACAGCTGGAAAAACAGTGTCTGGAGAAGTTCTGTACAAATGTGTTATTGTTCAAGACCTCAGTATTTCTGTTGGTGCGACAGTCACAATAGAGGATGATTCAGGAGAAACCATCATGTGTTTTGTTGAGTATATGTATGAGAAACTTGATGGTAAAAATATGATTCATGGGATAATTCTGCAAGAAGGTTCACAGACTGTTCTTGGCAATGCTGCAAATGATAGAGAGGTTTTCTTGACTAATGACTGTTTAGAATTTGAAGCAAGTGACATCAAAGAGTTGGTGACTGTTAATATCCAATCACTGCCTTGGGGCCACAAGTACAGAAAAGAGAATTCTGAAGCTAAGAGAATTGAAAAGGCCAAGgcagaggagaggaaaaggaagGGCCTGCCAGTGGAATATATTTGCAAAAGCTTATACTGGCCTGAGAAAGGCGGATTCTTCTCCCTTCCGTATGATAAAATTGGAAATGGCACAGGCATCTGTAGCTCCTGTGAGAGAAAACCAGTTGGCAATGAATTCAAGTTACTTTCTGAGAGCAGCTTTGTCTTTGAGAATATTACGTATAACATCCATGACTTTCTGTATATCAGGCCTGAATTTTTCTCCCAAGGGGAGGGCCATGAGACCTACAAGGCTGGAAGGAATGTGGGTCTAAAACCTTATGCAGTATGCCATCTGCTGAGTGTTCATGGTCCTGCTGGATCAAGGAAAGCTAATCCAGAATCGACAAAAGTGAAAGTAAGAAGGTTTTACCGACCTGATGACATTTCATCAACAAAAGCCTACTCATCAGACATCCGAGAG GTGTACTACAGTGAAGATATAATAAGTGTACCTGTGGTGATGATAGAGGGAAAATGTGAGGTTCGACTGAAGGATGACCTTCCAAATTCAGATCTTCCAGCGGTGGTTGAACATGTCTTTTGTTGTGAATATTTATATGATCCTGCTAATGGAGCTCTCAAACAG CTACCGCCCAATGTTAGACTTGTGACACTGACAAGGAAAGTACCTGCTTCAAAAAAGAACAAAGGAAAGCAAATTTGTGACATTGAGCTAGGTGGTTCAGACAAACCAAAGGATGGGCAATCAGAGAACTGTCTTGCAACACTTGACATTTTTGCTGGTTGTGGAGGTTTATCTGAAGGATTGCAGCGATCAG GGGTATCACTTACTAAATGGGCTATTGAATATGAAGAACCTGCTGGGGATGCATTTGGTGAAAACCATCCAGAAGCTGCAGTATTTGTCGAAAACTGCAATGTGATTCTGAA GGCAATTATGGACAAGTGTGGTGATTCTGATGATTGCATCTCCACTTCTGAGGCTGCTGAACGAGCAGCTAAACTTTCTGAGGACAAGATTAAGAATCTGCCCGTGCCTGGCGAAGTAGAATTCATAAATGGTGGCCCTCCGTGTCAG ggtttttctggGATGAACAGATTCAATCAAAGTCCCTGGAGCAAAGTCCAGTGCGAGATGATCTTAGCATTCCTGTCATTTGCGGAGTATTTCCGTCCTAGATTCTTTCTCTTAGAAAATGTTAGGAACTTTGTCTCGTTCAACAAAGGACAGACCTTCAGATTGACACTGGCATCACTCCTGGAGATGGGATACCAG GTCCGATTTGGAATTTTAGAGGCAGGGGCTTATGGTGTTGCGCAGTCCAGGAAAAGGGCATTCATTTGGGCCGCTGCACCTGGAGAGACTCTTCCAGAGTGGCCTGAACCAATGCACGTCTTTGCTAGCCCTGAGCTGAAAATAACTCTACCTGATGGCAAGTTCTACGCCGCTGTCAAAAGCACCGCTGCAGGAGCCCCTTTCCGCTCAATTACAGTTCGAGATACAATTGGGGATCTACCAGCTGTGGAAAATGGCGCCGGCAAACCAACAATTCAG TACGGAAGCGGTCCTGTGTCTTGGTTCCAGAAGAAGATTAGAAGCGACATGGCTTCACTGAATGACCACATATCTAAAGAGATGAATGAGCTGAACCTCATAAGATGCAAGCACATTCCAAAGCGCCCAGGTTGCGACTGGCATGACCTGCCAGATGAAAAG GTGAAGCTGTCCACAGGGCAGATGGTGGACTTGATCCCTTGGTGCTTGCCCAACACAGCCAAAAGGCACAATCAGTGGAAAGGACTGTACGGTAGGTTGGACTGGGAGGGCAATTTCCCCACTTCTGTAACGGATCCTCAGCCAATGGGGAAGGTCGGCATGTGCTTCCATCCTGAGCAGGACAGGATCATTACTGTCCGTGAATGTGCTCGATCCCAG GGCTTCCCCGATAGCTACCGTTTCGCTGGCAACATCCAGAACAAGCACAGGCAGATCGGGAATGCCGTGCCACCGCCCCTTGCCTATGCCCTCGGGAGGAAGCTCAAGCAAGCCATCGACGCCAAGCGTTGA
- the LOC127767205 gene encoding protein WRKY1-like, whose translation MDGVEEANMAAVESSKKLVAILSKSGDPFRLMAAVAETDEAVSRFGKVVTILSNRVGHARARLGKRRSSPPVDPGCLMDHPLAAAASSPAPSNGRLHFSSSAATASPSPATAAAASSAANVTPAVVDRSLFLETTLLDLNSRGAPAPAASMAAAAKNSSKLAPAPMVNSSSSANHIQFQQPMKSFQFEQTPISDKFHIEMPRGVGGGVGGGGGKEVISFSFDNSVCTSSAATSFFTSISSQLISMSDAATNSAAAAAAPTTKKPSSCARKATADDDAGGKCHCPKKKKPREKKVVTVPAISDKVADIPSDNYSWRKYGQKPIKGSPHPRGYYRCSSKKDCPARKHVERCRSDPAMLLVTYENEHNHAQPLDLSVVQQATANPQT comes from the exons ATGGatggggtggaggaggcgaacatggcggcggtggagagctcGAAGAAGCTCGTGGCCATCCTGTCCAAGTCCGGCGACCCGTTCCGGCTGATGGCGGCCGTCGCGGAGACCGACGAGGCGGTGTCAAGGTTCGGCAAGGTGGTCACCATCCTCAGCAACAGGGTCGGCCATGCGAGGGCGAGGCTTGGcaagaggaggagctcgccgccggttgATCCGGGCTGCCTCATGGACCacccgttggcggcggcggcgagctctccTGCTCCCAGCAATGGCCGCCTCCATTTCAGTAGTAGTGCTGCTACTgcgtcgccgtctccggcaaCGGCTGCGGCGGCTTCCTCCGCCGCGAACGTCACGCCGGCGGTGGTTGACCGGAGCTTGTTTCTTGAGACGACGCTCTTGGATTTGAACAGTCGCGGCGCTCCTGCTCCAGCtgcatccatggcggcggctgCCAAGAACAGCTCGAAGCTTGCACCTGCACCCATGGTGAACAGCTCCTCCTCCGCAAATCACATCCAGTTCCAGCAGCCGATGAAGAGCTTTCAGTTCGAGCAGACGCCGATCAGCGACAAGTTCCACATCGAGATGCCgagaggcgtcggcggcggcgtcggcggcggcggagggaaggAGGTGATCAGCTTCAGCTTCGACAACTCGGTGtgcacctcgtcggcggcgacctcctTCTTCACCTCCATCAGCAGCCAGCTCATCAGCATGTCCGACGCCGCCACCAACTccgccgcggctgcggcggcgccgacgaccaaGAAGCCGTCGTCGTGCGCCAGGaaggccaccgccgacgacgacgccggcggcaaaTGCCATTGCCCAAAGAAGAA GAAACCCAGGGAGAAGAAGGTGGTCACCGTGCCGGCGATCAGCGACAAGGTCGCCGATATACCTTCGGATAATTATTCTTGGAGAAAATATGGTCAGAAACCAATCAAAGGCTCTCCTCATCCAAG GGGATACTACAGGTGCAGCAGCAAGAAGGATTGCCCGGCGAGGAAGCACGTCGAGAGGTGTCGCAGCGACCCGGCGATGCTGCTCGTCACCTACGAGAACGAACACAACCACGCGCAGCCGCTCGATCTCTCCGTAGTGCAGCAAGCCACCGCTAATCCCCAGACCTGA
- the LOC127765136 gene encoding E3 ubiquitin protein ligase DRIP2-like: protein MQGAAPGDAAGEEVGGGGDVVMVRRASVAACLTCPLCGRLLRDAATISECLHTFCRKCIHEEFVDKESCCCPTCNIDLGCAPLEKLRVDHSMQFVRSRIFPFKRRKVENPEIICPVASPVKRKERSLSSLTIPAPQVSIQKCLTKRRTKASCLRNFPLHSTSRGSKDTSKKLGGWRPLGCQLKLGKDKKSLKSSVKDTNRTKSKSGDTDDGAPASKAKAREPFTRYGRAAKRTGSKKLLMLKNKKKRFKAKHPSKKRRFRALWFYLLAAFDQRGVPTLPQLPAKYLRIKDVDLPASIIQKYLAQKLNLSSETEVEVLCGGKVVNQGMTLHDLADCWLEKGPKSRMRSSVGSPATGFMVTLFYRRPDVDVSSSPAPPQPDTESCHS from the exons ATGCAGGGCGCCGCGCCGGGCGATGCCGCtggagaggaggtgggaggcggcggggacGTGGTGATGGTGAGGcgggcgagcgtggcggcgtGCCTGACCTGCCCGCTctgcggccgcctcctccgcgacgccgccaccatctccgAGTGCCTCCACACCT TCTGCAGAAAGTGTATACATGAGGAGTTCGTCGATAAGGAGTCCTGCTGCTGCCCTACTTGCAACATTGATCTGGGGTGTGCTCCATTGGAGAAACTCAG AGTTGATCACAGTATGCAATTCGTAAGGTCAAGGATATTTCCTTTCAAACGAAGGAAGGTTGAGAACCCAGAAATCATTTGTCCAGTTGCGTCACCTGTCAAGAGGAAAGAAAGATCACTATCTTCACTTACAATCCCTGCTCCTCAGGTGTCTATACAGAAATGTTTGACAAAGAGGAGAACGAAAGCTTCGTGCTTACGCAACTTTCCTTTG CATTCTACCTCGAGGGGCAGTAAAGATACATCAAAGAAACTTGGGGGTTGGAGACCATTGGGTTGTCAACTTAAGCTTGGCAAAGACAAAAAATCTCTCAAATCAAGTGTAAAAGATACAAACAGAACCAAAAGTAAGTCTGGTGATACAGATGATGGTGCTCCTGCTAGTAAAGCAAAGGCTAGAGAACCCTTTACAAGATATGGGCGTGCAGCTAAGAGGACTGGAAGCAAGAAATTGCTCATGttgaagaacaaaaagaaaaggttcaAGGCAAAGCATCCCAGTAAAAAGAGGAGATTCCGAGCACTATGGTTTTATCTACTTGCTGCTTTTGACCA GAGAGGAGTACCAACTTTACCACAACTACCAGCAAAGTATTTGAGGATCAA GGATGTTGATTTGCCTGCTTCTATTATACAGAAGTACCTTGCACAGAAACTTAACCTCTCAAGTGAAACTGAG GTAGAAGTGTTGTGTGGTGGCAAAGTAGTGAACCAAGGGATGACACTGCATGATCTAGCAGATTGCTGGCTTGAGAAAGGACCAAAGAGCCGAATGCGCTCATCGGTAGGCTCCCCGGCCACTGGATTCATGGTGACATTGTTCTATAGAAGGCCAGATGTGGATGTGTCCTCATCCCCAGCTCCACCCCAACCTGACACTGAAAGTTGCCATAGCTGA
- the LOC127767207 gene encoding PRA1 family protein E-like, translating to MAASTASWSRYGTVPPAAAAAAPPLKREEVVVGGDGEAAAAAPSPSPATAAEAGVAFFSRARAVAGAAAGRPRAWREVLDATAFSRPESCGEARARARRNLAYFRANYALAALVLIFLGLVYRPVSMLAFLALFAAWLGLYFGRGDGEPPLACMGREVDDRVVLAALSVATVLAVALSRAGLNLLVSLVLAAAAIGAHAAFRMNVYLDERDAYDGSSFMGSSYGGYALPR from the coding sequence atggccgcctccaccgcctcaTGGTCGCGCTACGGCACcgtcccgccggcggcggcggcggcggcgcctcccctGAAGcgcgaggaggtggtggtgggcggggacggggaggcggcggcggcggcgccctcgccgtcgcccgcgacggcggcggaggccggggtGGCGTTCTTCTCGCgggcgagggcggtggcgggcgccgcggcggggaggccGAGGGCGTGGAGGGAGGTGCTCGACGCGACGGCGTTCTCGCGCCCGGAGAGCTGCGGGGAGgcgagggcgcgggcgcggcggaaCCTCGCCTACTTCCGCGCCAACTACGCGCTCGCGGCGCTCGTGCTCATCTTCCTCGGCCTCGTCTACCGCCCGGTCTCCATGCTCGCCTTCCTCGCGCTCTTCGCCGCCTGGCTCGGCCTCTACttcggccgcggcgacggcgagccgccgctcgcctgcATGGGCCGCGAGGTCGACGACCGCGTCGtgctcgccgccctctccgtcgccaccgtcctcgccgtcgcgctctCCCGCGCCGGCCTCAACCTGCTCGTCtcgctcgtcctcgccgccgccgccatcggcgcGCACGCCGCGTTCCGGATGAACGTGTACCTCGACGAGAGGGACGCGTACGACGGATCGTCCTTCATGGGGAGCTCCTATGGCGGCTACGCGCTCCcaagatga